The DNA region CCAAGCGGGCGCTCAAGACCGGCATGGAGCGCGGCGCGGTCAAGGCGCGGCTCAAGAAGATCGTTGCCGATCCGGAGCCGTTCCTGGACGACCCGGACTGGGCCGCCTATGCGCGGGCCGCTGCCGCCCTGCAACCGGCGGGTCCCTCAACCGTGACATCCTTTGCCCCGGAGTATGCCGGCCTGCGCAGGGAGCCGGCCCCGGTGGCCGTGTTCGCCTCGGACGAGGCCGGCCCGGACCCCGAGGCGGCCAAGCAGATGGAGAACGCGGCCATGCTGCCGGTGGCCGTGGCTGGCGCGCTGATGCCCGACGCCCACGTGGGCTACGGCCTGCCCATCGGTGGCGTGCTGGCCGTGGAGGACGCGGTCATCCCCTACGCCGTGGGCATGGACATCGCCTGCCGCATGCGCCTGTCCGTGGTGGATGCGCCTGCCTCCTGGCTTACGGACAAGCAGCCCAGGCTGGCCAAGGCCCTGGAGCAGGAGACCCGTTTCGGCGTGGGCGCGTCCTTCAAGGATCGCCGCGAGCACCCGGTCATGGACCTCGACTGGGGCGCGACCCCCGTCACACGCTCCCTGCGCGAGAAAGCGTGGGACCAGCTCGGCACCAGCGGCAGCGGCAACCACTTCGCCGAGTTCGGCGCGCTTTCCGTGCACGAGCCGATTCCGGGGCTGGAGCCCGGCACGTACCTCGCGCTGCTCTCCCACTCCGGCAGCCGCGGCGTGGGTGGGGAGGTGGCCAAGTACTACTCGCGCATCGCGCAGCAGGGCATGCCCCAGCTGCCCAAGTACATGCGTTCTCTGGCCTGGTTGCCGCTCTCCAGCCCGGAGGGCAAGGCGTACTGGGCGGCCATGCAGCTCATGGGCGCGTACTCCCACGCGAACCACGAGTTGCTCCACGCCTCGGTCCTGGGCGCGCTCGGGTTCGAGGCTTTGGCAGTGGTGGAGAATCACCACAACTTTGCCTGGATAGAAGAGCACCTGGGCCGCGAGCTGGTGGTCCACCGTAAAGGCGCGACGCCGGCCGGACCGGGCGTGCTGGGCGTCATTCCCGGCTCCATGGCCGATCCCGGCTATGTGGTCCGCGGCAGGGGCAACGCCGCCTCGCTGCACTCGGCCGCCCATGGCGCCGGCCGCCGCATGAGCCGCAAGGAAGCCAAGGCCCGCGAGAATCACCGCCACCTGCAGGAGCTGCTGAAGGAGCGCGAAGTCACGCTGCTTTCCGGCGGCCTGGACGAGAGCCCCATCGCCTACAAGGACATCGGCGCGGTGATGCGCGCGCAGGAGGATCTCGTGGATATCATCGCCACCTTCCGGCCCTCGCTGGTCAAGATGTCCGCAGACTGACTCCTTGCCTTCGCCACCGATCCAACGCATAGTAAACAATATCCCGAGTCCATATCTGTCTGCGCAAAACACATCATTTGAAATAAGAGAGAGTTTCATGGATCCCAATACATTGGATAACGACAGTAACCTCAAACGCATCGCACAGGTCTGCATCGGCCTGCGCAAGCTTGCGAATTACTTCCAGGACAACGACCCGGAGCATCTGAGCCGCGAGGATTTCGACCAGGTCGCCTCCGAGCTCGAAGACCTTGCCGCCGTGGTGGACAACTTCCTCGACGAACCACGTGGCGATAGCGGCAAGGGCTAGAGGCGTTGCACATCATGCCGCCCATCCGCCGGCGGCGCGTTATTTCCGCCTTGACCAAAACCATTGGAGAATGGATACAGTAGCCGAATGACCTATAGGACTGGCCGGAAAGCATCCACGGCGCTGCCCGGGTTGATCGCCCTTGTGCTGTTTGCGCTTCTCGCCTCAGCCGGGGCAGGGGAGTGCCGGGCAGAGGAGACGAACGCTACAGCGGCGTCGAAGGGGACGGGA from Oceanidesulfovibrio marinus includes:
- a CDS encoding RtcB family protein; this translates as MKAKDLDKLGLPRDHELRKAASRTAKRALKTGMERGAVKARLKKIVADPEPFLDDPDWAAYARAAAALQPAGPSTVTSFAPEYAGLRREPAPVAVFASDEAGPDPEAAKQMENAAMLPVAVAGALMPDAHVGYGLPIGGVLAVEDAVIPYAVGMDIACRMRLSVVDAPASWLTDKQPRLAKALEQETRFGVGASFKDRREHPVMDLDWGATPVTRSLREKAWDQLGTSGSGNHFAEFGALSVHEPIPGLEPGTYLALLSHSGSRGVGGEVAKYYSRIAQQGMPQLPKYMRSLAWLPLSSPEGKAYWAAMQLMGAYSHANHELLHASVLGALGFEALAVVENHHNFAWIEEHLGRELVVHRKGATPAGPGVLGVIPGSMADPGYVVRGRGNAASLHSAAHGAGRRMSRKEAKARENHRHLQELLKEREVTLLSGGLDESPIAYKDIGAVMRAQEDLVDIIATFRPSLVKMSAD